A genome region from Hevea brasiliensis isolate MT/VB/25A 57/8 chromosome 7, ASM3005281v1, whole genome shotgun sequence includes the following:
- the LOC110655421 gene encoding vignain-like, giving the protein MDSRKLILFALSLVLVLKVSESFDYREEDLTSKESLWNLYERWRSHHTVSRSLTDKQQRFNVFKGNLKHIHRVNQKDMPYKLRLNKFADMTNHEFMKQYGGSKVSHCRLLNGSRRQTEFSHDNTVLPPSVDWRKKGAVTGIKDQGLCGSCWAFSSVAAVEGINKIKTGELISLSEQELVDCNTVYHGCDGGLMEKAFKFIEKIGGLTTENNYPYIAKDGSCNSNKMNAPMVTIDGYEMVPENNGNALMKAVANQPVAIVIDAGGKDLQFYSEGVFTGHCGTELNHGVTLVGYRATLDSTKYWIVKNSWGPEWGENGYIRMLREIEAEGGLCGITLEASYPVKRRSDNKKSTFWSRDEL; this is encoded by the exons ATGGATTCAAGAAAGCTCATCCTGTTTGCACTTTCACTAGTGCTGGTGTTGAAGGTGTCAGAGAGTTTTGATTATCGAGAGGAAGACCTCACTTCAAAGGAGAGTCTCTGGAACTTGTATGAGCGATGGAGGAGCCACCATACAGTGTCTCGCAGCCTGACTGATAAACAACAGCGTTTCAATGTGTTCAAGGgaaacttgaagcatattcacaggGTGAACCAGAAGGATATGCCTTACAAGCTGAGACTGAATAAGTTTGCGGATATGACAAACCATGAGTTCATGAAACAATATGGAGGCTCAAAGGTTAGCCACTGCAGGTTACTCAATGGATCCCGACGCCAAACTGAGTTTAGTCATGACAACACTGTTCTCCCACCATCAGTTGATTGGAGGAAGAAAGGAGCAGTCACTGGCATCAAGGACCAAGGACTTTGCG GTAGCTGTTGGGCTTTCTCAAGTGTAGCTGCTGTGGAGGGTATAAACAAAATCAAAACAGGAGAATTAATCTCTTTATCTGAGCAGGAACTAGTTGATTGCAACACTGTTTACCATGGTTGTGATGGAGGATTAATGGAAAAGGCATTCAAGTTTATTGAGAAAATTGGTGGCCTAACAACAGAAAATAACTATCCTTACATTGCCAAAGATGGGTCCtgcaactcaaataag ATGAATGCTCCTATGGTAACCATTGATGGGTACGAGATGGTACCAGAAAATAATGGGAATGCATTGATGAAAGCTGTTGCTAACCAACCTGTAGCTATTGTAATAGATGCTGGTGGCAAGGATCTTCAGTTCTACTCTGAG GGAGTATTCACTGGACATTGTGGGACAGAGCTAAACCATGGAGTGACACTTGTGGGATATAGAGCAACTCTAGATAGTACAAAGTACTGGATAGTGAAGAATTCATGGGGTCCTGAATGGGGAGAAAATGGATACATTAGGATGCTAAGAGAGATTGAAGCAGAAGGGGGATTGTGTGGTATAACTTTGGAGGCCTCCTACCCTGTCAAGCGGCGTTCAGATAATAAGAAATCAACCTTCTGGAGCAGGGATGAACTCTAG